In a genomic window of Brassica rapa cultivar Chiifu-401-42 chromosome A10, CAAS_Brap_v3.01, whole genome shotgun sequence:
- the LOC103844679 gene encoding K(+) efflux antiporter 1, chloroplastic, whose product MESAFSIQRPSFCLSNRLISSKLCPKGISNRFQFGNRSRRSATLTMTGRFYLHSTKSILARIPFRFRTSCQGNDSLGNAETNDQSEEKDESESDSLEELRDLLHKAIKDLEVARLNSTMFEEKAQRISETAIALKDEATSAWHEVNKTLDVMRVTVDEESLAKEAVQNATMALSLAEARLRVVLESLEEAAGSNGVPESSQETEKSDSAEEKEEALLAAKDDIRECQVNLADCEAQLTSLQNKKDELQKEVDKLNDFAETIQINALKAEEDVANIMKLAEQAVAFELEATQRVNDAEIALQRAEKSLSIPPTPEETQGQLSDDETTLQEEVLLSSNTEDVSHQVERESLIHEDISAVLNTADRVPDKVGQEAQKPTQLSDNDNGKPSVDSSSKVVESDSEKLKIAVQTKKQETQKDLPKEGSSLIAPKASFNKSSRFFSASFFSSSSDGTTTVFASLVNSAKQQWPKLVLGFALLGAGLTLYSNGVGGNSQLLQQPDVVSTSTEDGSSNKETLIRQVQKLPKRIKKLLEMIPHQEVNEEEASLLDFLFLLLASVIFVPLFQKIPGGSPVLGYLAAGILIGPYGISIIRNVHATKAIAEFGVVFLLFNIGLELSVERLSSMKKYVFGLGSAQVLVTAAVVGLIAHYVAGQAGPAAIVIGNGLALSSTAVVLQVLQERGESTSRHGRATFSVLLFQDLAVVVLLILIPLISPNSSKGGIGFQAIAEALGLAAVKAAVAITAIIAGGRLLLRPIYKQIAENRNAEIFSANTLLVILGTSLLTARAGLSMALGAFLAGLLLAETEFSLQVESDIAPYRGLLLGLFFMTVGMSIDPKLLLSNFPVVIGTLGLLIVGKTLLVVIMGKLFGISIISAIRAGLLLAPGGEFAFVAFGEAVNQGIMSPQLSSLLFLVVGISMAITPWLAAGGQLIASRFELHDVRSLLPVESETDDLQDHIIICGFGRVGQIIAQLLSERLIPFVALDVSSDRVTVGRSMDLPVYFGDAGSREVLHKIGAERACAAVVALDAPGANYRCVWALSKYYPNVKTFVRAHDVVHGLNLEKAGATAVVPETLEPSLQLAAAVLAQAKLPTSEIANTINEFRTRHLSELTELCETSGSSLGYGFSRTTSKTKPQASDASDDNQIMEGGTLAI is encoded by the exons ATGGAATCTGCGTTTAGTATTCAGCGTCCCAGTTTCTGCTTGTCTAATCGGCTCATTAGTTCGAAACTGTGTCCCAAAGGAATCAGCAACAGGTTTCAGTTTGGTAATCGATCGAGGAGAAGTGCTACATTGACTATGACTGGAAGATTTTACTTGCATTCTACAAAATCAATACTTGCGCGTATCCCCTTTCGATTTAGGACAAGCTGTCAAGGTAATGATTCCCTTGGTAATGCGGAAACTAATGATCAAAGTGAAGAAAAAGATGAAAGCGAATCTGATAGTTTGGAGGAACTCAGGGACTTACTTCACAAGGCTATCAAAGATTTGGAAGTTGCTAGGCTCAACAGTACCATGTTCGAGGAAAAGGCTCAGCGGATTTCTGAAACTGCCATCGCTCTCAAGGACGAAGCCACTAGCGCTTGGCATGAGGTTAACAAAACTCTTGATGTCATGCGAGTTACGGTTGATGAGGAATCTCTTGCCAAAGAAGCTGTTCAAAACGCTACCATGGCCTTATCTCTCGCTGAAGCAAGGCTTCGGGTTGTTCTGGAGTCACTTGAAGAAGCAGCTGGAAGTAATGGTGTTCCAGAATCCTCTCAGGAGACTGAGAAAAGTGACAGTgctgaagaaaaagaagaagcactTTTAGCTGCCAAGGATGACATACGAGAATGCCAAGTGAATTTAGCAGATTGTGAGGCCCAACTGACTTCTTTGCAGAACAAGAAAGACGAGCTGCAGAAGGAGGTCGACAAGTTGAATGACTTTGCTGAGACCATACAGATCAATGCCTTGAAAGCAGAAGAGGACGTCGCTAATATCATGAAATTGGCTGAACAAGCTGTTGCTTTTGAGCTTGAGGCTACTCAACGCGTTAATGATGCAGAGATTGCTTTGCAGAGAGCTGAGAAGTCTCTCTCCATCCCGCCGACCCCAGAAGAAACTCAGGGCCAACTCTCGGATGATGAAACAACTCTCCAGGAGGAGGTGCTACTCTCAAGTAATACTGAAGATGTTAGCCATCAGGTTGAAAGAGAATCCCTGATACATGAAGATATCTCAGCGGTGCTGAACACAGCTGATCGTGTGCCTGATAAAGTTGGTCAGGAGGCTCAAAAACCGACTCAACTTAGCGATAATGATAATGGGAAGCCAAGTGTAGACTCTTCTTCTAAAGTGGTGGAATCAGATTCTGAAAAGTTAAAGATTGCTGTTCAGACCAAAAAACAAGAAACGCAGAAAGATCTACCAAAAGAGGGTTCTTCTCTTATTGCACCCAAGGCATCGTTTAATAAATCCTCTCGTTTCTTTTCtgcatctttcttctcttccagTTCAGATGGGACCACGACAGTGTTTGCGAGTCTGGTTAATTCTGCCAAACAACAATGGCCCAAGCTAGTTCTTGGATTTGCACTTCTCGGGGCAGG ATTGACATTATATTCCAATGGAGTTGGCGGGAACAGTCAGCTGCTTCAACAACCAGATGTTGTCAGCACTAGTACAGAAGATGGCTCTTCCAACAAGGAGACGTTGATCCGGCAAGTGCAGAAACTTCCCAAGAGAATTAAGAAATTGCTTGAGATGATCCCTCACCAGGAG GTCAATGAGGAAGAAGCTTCGCTTCTTGATTTTTTGTTCTTACTGCTGGCAAGCGTCATATTTGTGCCTCTATTTCAGAAAATTCCTGGAG GCAGCCCTGTTCTTGGGTATTTGGCAGCTGGAATTCTGATTGGTCCTTATGGTATTTCGATAATCCGTAATGTGCATGCAACTAAGGCCATTGCAGAATTTGGAGTCGTTTTCTTGCTTTTCAACATTGGCCTTGAG CTATCTGTTGAAAGACTGAGTTCCATGAAGAAGTATGTTTTTGGATTAGGCTCCGCTCAG GTTCTGGTGACAGCAGCAGTAGTTGGATTGATTGCCCATTATGTTGCTGGTCAGGCTGGTCCAGCGGCAATAGTTATCGGAAACGGCCTGGCACTGTCCTCCACTGCTGTTGTCCTTCAG GTTCTACAAGAACGGGGTGAGAGCACATCTAGACATGGACGGGCTACATTTTCCGTCTTGCTTTTCCAG GATCTAGCTGTAGTTGTTTTACTGATTCTCATCCCGCTTATTTCACCTAATTCATCCAAAGGAGGG ATTGGGTTTCAAGCAATTGCTGAAGCGCTTGGACTTGCTGCAGTCAAAGCAGCAGTTGCTATTACTGCCATAATTGCTGGTGGCCGTCTT CTTCTTCGGCCAATCTACAAGCAAATTGCAGAAAATCGAAATGCTGAAATATTCTCTGCCAACACACTTCTTGTTATCCTTGGCACTAGTTTACTGACAGCTAGG GCTGGACTCTCCATGGCATTAGGAGCGTTTTTGGCTGGTCTACTCCTTGCGGAGACAGAATTTTCCTTGCAAGTGGAATCAGATATTGCTCCTTATCGTGGTCTTCTACTGGGACTTTTCTTCATGACG GTTGGCATGTCTATTGATCCGAAACTTCTTCTCTCTAACTTTCCTGTCGTAATTGGGACTTTGGGACTCTTGATAGTGGGCAAAACTTTATTAGTCGTAATCATGGGGAAACTGTTTGGCATTTCAATCATATCTGCAATTAGAGCCGGTCTTCTTCTTGCCCCAGGCGGAGAGTTTGCATTTGTTGCTTTCGGGGAAGCTGTCAATCAG GGTATAATGTCTCCTCAGCTGTCTTCGTTACTGTTTCTTGTGGTGGGAATCTCAATGGCTATCACACCTTGGTTAGCTGCTGGTGGGCAGTTAATTGCATCCCGGTTTGAGTTGCATGATGTTAGAAGTTTATTACCGGTTGAAAGTGAG ACGGATGATTTGCAGGATCACATAATTATTTGCGGATTTGGACGAGTTGGTCAG ATAATTGCTCAGCTTCTCTCAGAAAGACTTATCCCATTCGTCGCCCTCGATGTCAGCAG TGATAGAGTGACGGTCGGACGCTCCATGGATCTTCCTGTTTATTTTGGAGACGCTGGTAGTAGAGAG GTTCTCCACAAAATTGGAGCAGAGAGAGCATGTGCTGCTGTGGTTGCTTTAGACGCACCAGGAGCAAATTACAGATGTGTGTGGGCTCTGAGCAAGTACTACCCAAATGTGAAGACCTTTGTCCGCGCACACGACGTTGTTCATGGTCTTAATCTTGAAAAAGCTGGTGCTACTGCT GTTGTACCGGAGACTCTGGAGCCAAGTCTACAGCTGGCAGCCGCTGTTCTTGCTCAG GCCAAATTACCGACATCAGAAATAGCAAACACGATCAATGAGTTCAGAACCCGTCACCTGTCTGAGCTAACAGAG CTATGTGAAACAAGTGGAAGCTCTTTGGGGTATGGATTCTCGAGGACGACGAGTAAGACTAAGCCACAAGCGTCTGATGCATCCGATGATAACCAGATAATGGAAGGAGGCACACTCGCTATCTGA
- the LOC103844680 gene encoding K(+) efflux antiporter 1, chloroplastic — translation MDFSRPSLVRGGMSHCLPSRFTRFWDNYYSNPLRRNVSLSATLTLNTPPSRVFSSKPTRLVSFGFRSHSLADARNVEANVHSEGNESDSLEELRELLHKATEELEVARLNSTMFDDKAQRISETAISLKDQAASVWLQVNNTLDLIRDTVDEESLAKEALHKATMALSLAQARLRVVEESLETNGSPEAEKTDLLKDKEEALLAAKDDIKECQLNLANSEAQLSGLQSKKEELQKEVDKLNDFAETIQINALKAEEDVANIMKLAEQAVAFELEATQRVNDAEIALHRAEKSLSISPTPEEAQGQLPDEETPLHDEVLLSSNIQSGSHEAERDTQIHEDLSALQNTADHLPDNVGQKAQKLTQSYDSNGHENGKPSVESSEVLASDSEKSKILKKQETQKDLPKEGSSLNASKASFNKSSRFFSASFFSSNSDGKTTVFASLVDSVRQQWPKLVLGVALLGAGLTLYSNGVGGNNQLLQQPDVISTSTEDVSSNKKPLIRQVQKLPKRIKKLLEMIPHQEVNEEEASLLDFLFLLLASVIFVPLFQKIPGGSPVLGYLAAGILIGPYGISIIRNVHATKAIAEFGVVFLLFNIGLELSVERLSSMKKYVFGLGSAQVLVTAAVVGLIAHYVTGQAGPAAIVIGNGLALSSTAVVLQVLQERGESTSRHGRATFSVLLFQDLAVVVLLILIPLISPNSSKGGIGFQAIAEALGLAAVKAAVAITAIIAGGRLFLRPIYKQVAENRNAEIFSANTLLVILGTSLLTARAGLSMALGAFLAGLLLAETEFSLQVESDIAPYRGLLLGLFFMTVGMSIDPKLLLSNFPVVLGTLGVLIVGKTILVVIMGKLFGISIISAIRAGLLLAPGGEFAFVAFGEAVNQGIMSPQLSSLLFLVVGISMAITPWLAAGGQLIASRFELHDVRSLLPVESETDDLQDHIIICGFGRVGQIIAQLLSERLIPFVALDVSSDRVTIARSMDLPVYFGDAGSREVLHKIGAERACAAVVALDAPGTNYRCVWALSKYYPNVKTFVRAHDVVHGLNLEKAGATAVVPETLEPSLQLAAAVLAQAKLPTSEIVNTINEFRTRHLSELTELSEASGSSLGYGFSRTTSKPKAQESDASEENQIMEGGGTLAI, via the exons ATGGATTTTTCGCGTCCGAGTTTGGTTCGTGGTGGTATGAGTCACTGCTTGCCTTCTCGGTTCACCAGATTTTGGGATAATTATTATTCTAATCCACTGAGGAGGAATGTCTCTCTAAGTGCTACTTTGACTTTGAATACTCCTCCTTCAAGAGTTTTTAGTTCAAAGCCAACTCGACTAGTCTCCTTTGGATTTAGGTCACATTCTCTAGCTGATGCTCGCAATGTTGAAGCTAATGTTCACAGTGAAGGAAACGAATCTGACAGCTTGGAGGAACTCAGGGAGTTACTTCACAAGGCTACCGAAGAACTGGAAGTTGCCAGGCTCAATAGTACCATGTTCGACGATAAGGCTCAGAGGATTTCTGAAACTGCAATATCACTAAAGGATCAAGCCGCTAGTGTTTGGCTTCAGGTTAACAATACTCTTGATCTCATCCGAGATACTGTTGATGAGGAATCTCTTGCTAAAGAAGCTCTTCATAAGGCTACTATGGCCTTATCTCTCGCTCAGGCTAGGCTTCGTGTTGTAGAGGAATCTCTTGAAACTAATGGTTCTCCAGAGGCTGAGAAAACAGATCTTCTTAAAGACAAGGAGGAAGCCCTTTTAGCTGCCAAGGATGACATCAAAGAATGCCAACTCAACTTAGCAAATTCTGAAGCTCAACTGAGTGGTTTGCAGAGCAAAAAAGAAGAGCTGCAGAAGGAAGTCGACAAGTTGAATGACTTCGCTGAGACCATACAGATCAATGCCTTGAAAGCAGAAGAGGACGTTGCTAATATCATGAAATTGGCTGAACAAGCTGTCGCTTTTGAGCTTGAGGCTACTCAACGCGTTAATGATGCAGAGATTGCTTTGCATAGAGCTGAGAAGTCTCTCTCCATCTCGCCGACCCCAGAAGAAGCTCAAGGCCAACTCCCGGATGAAGAAACTCCCCTCCACGATGAGGTGCTACTCTCAAGTAATATCCAAAGTGGTAGCCATGAGGCTGAAAGAGATACACAAATACATGAAGATCTCTCAGCGCTACAGAACACAGCTGATCATTTGCCTGATAATGTTGGTCAGAAGGCTCAAAAGCTAACGCAGTCTTATGATTCAAACGGTCATGAGAATGGAAAGCCAAGTGTTGAGTCTTCCGAAGTGTTGGCATCAGATTCTGAAAAGTCAAAGATTCTGAAGAAGCAAGAAACACAGAAAGATCTCCCAAAAGAGGGTTCTTCTCTTAATGCATCCAAGGCATCGTTTAATAAATCCTCTCGTTTCTTTTCtgcatctttcttctcttccaaTTCAGATGGGAAGACGACTGTGTTTGCGAGTCTGGTTGATTCTGTCAGACAGCAATGGCCCAAGCTAGTTCTTGGGGTTGCACTACTCGGAGCAGG ACTGACATTATACTCCAACGGAGTAGGCGGGAACAATCAGCTGCTTCAACAGCCAGATGTTATCAGCACTAGTACAGAAGATGTCTCTTCCAACAAGAAACCATTGATCCGGCAAGTGCAGAAACTTCCCAAGAGAATTAAGAAATTGCTTGAAATGATCCCTCACCAGGAG GTCAATGAGGAAGAGGCTTCGCTTCTTGATTTTTTGTTCTTACTGCTGGCAAGCGTCATATTCGTGCCTCTATTTCAGAAAATTCCTGGAG GCAGTCCTGTTCTTGGGTATTTGGCAGCTGGAATTCTGATTGGTCCTTATGGTATTTCGATAATCCGTAATGTGCATGCAACCAAGGCCATTGCAGAATTTGGAGTCGTTTTCTTGCTTTTCAACATTGGCCTTGAG CTATCTGTTGAAAGACTGAGTTCCATGAAGAAGTATGTTTTTGGATTAGGCTCCGCTCAG GTTCTGGTGACAGCAGCAGTAGTTGGATTGATTGCCCATTATGTTACTGGTCAGGCTGGTCCAGCGGCAATAGTTATCGGAAACGGCCTGGCACTGTCCTCCACTGCTGTTGTCCTTCAG GTTCTACAAGAACGGGGTGAGAGCACATCTAGACATGGACGAGCTACATTTTCCGTCTTGCTTTTCCAG GATCTAGCTGTAGTTGTTTTACTGATTCTCATCCCGCTTATTTCACCTAATTCATCCAAAGGAGGG ATTGGGTTTCAAGCCATTGCTGAAGCGCTTGGACTTGCTGCAGTCAAAGCTGCAGTTGCTATTACTGCCATAATTGCTGGTGGCCGTCTT TTTCTTCGACCAATCTACAAGCAAGTTGCAGAAAATCGAAACGCAGAGATATTCTCTGCTAATACACTGCTTGTTATTCTTGGGACTAGTTTACTGACAGCTAGG GCTGGACTTTCCATGGCATTAGGAGCGTTTTTGGCGGGTTTACTCCTTGCGGAGACAGAATTTTCCTTGCAAGTGGAATCAGATATTGCTCCATATCGTGGTCTCCTGCTGGGGCTCTTCTTCATGACg GTTGGCATGTCTATAGATCCGAAACTTCTTCTTTCTAATTTCCCTGTCGTATTGGGGACTTTGGGGGTCCTGATAGTGGGAAAGACTATATTAGTCGTGATCATGGGCAAATTATTCGGAATTTCAATCATATCTGCAATTAGAGCCGGACTTCTTCTTGCCCCAGGCGGAGAGTTTGCATTTGTTGCTTTTGGAGAAGCTGTCAATCAG GGTATAATGTCTCCTCAGTTGTCTTCGTTACTGTTTCTTGTGGTGGGAATATCAATGGCTATCACACCTTGGTTAGCTGCTGGTGGCCAGTTAATTGCATCCCGGTTTGAGTTGCATGATGTTCGAAGTTTATTGCCGGTTGAAAGTGAG ACGGATGATTTGCAAGACCACATAATTATTTGCGGATTTGGACGAGTTGGTCAG ATAATTGCTCAGCTTCTTTCAGAAAGACTTATCCCATTCGTTGCCCTAGATGTTAGCAG TGATAGAGTGACTATCGCCCGTTCCATGGATCTTCCTGTTTATTTTGGAGATGCTGGTAGTAGAGAG GTTCTCCACAAAATTGGAGCTGAGAGAGCATGTGCTGCTGTGGTTGCTTTAGACGCACCAGGAACAAATTACAGATGTGTGTGGGCTCTGAGCAAGTACTACCCCAACGTGAAGACATTTGTTCGTGCACACGACGTTGTTCATGGTCTTAATCTTGAAAAAGCTGGTGCTACTGCA GTTGTACCAGAGACTCTGGAGCCAAGTCTACAGTTGGCAGCTGCTGTTCTTGCTCAG GCCAAACTACCGACATCAGAAATAGTAAACACGATCAACGAGTTCAGAACCCGTCACCTGTCTGAACTAACGGAG CTAAGTGAAGCAAGCGGAAGCTCTCTGGGGTACGGCTTTTCGAGGACGACGAGTAAGCCAAAAGCTCAAGAGTCGGATGCATCTGAGGAGAACCAGATCATGGAAGGAGGTGGTACACTCGCAATCTGA
- the LOC103844683 gene encoding (+)-neomenthol dehydrogenase isoform X2 yields MRRKVSKLSKSSRERMVFLIKPSSFTYLMSPIQTASLLLLPLLRPASGSSMFWQVNNAGVGGANVNVDVLKSQIAEAGAPTDISKIMSDTYEIVEEAIRTNYYGVKRMCEAMIPLLEASDSPRIVSIASTMGMLQNVSNEWAKGVLGDGENLTLEKIDEVMNEYLKDYREGSLQDKGWPTVMSGYILSKAGVIALTRVLAKQNKSIIINCVCPGFVNTEINFNTGILTVEEGAASPVKLALVPNGHPSGLFFDRTNVSNF; encoded by the exons ATGAGAAGAAAGGTCTCGAAGCTGTCGAAAAGCTCAAGAGAGAGAATGGTTTTTCTGATCAAGCCATCCTCTTTCACCTACTTGATGTCTCCAATCCAGACAGCATCGCTTCTCTTGCTTCCTTTGTTAAGACCCGCTTCGGGAAGCTCGATGTTCTGG CAGGTCAATAATGCCGGAGTTGGAGGTGCAAATGTTAATGTCGATGTTCTCAAATCTCAGATAGCGGAG GCTGGTGCACCTACCGATATTTCAAAGATAATGAGCGATACATATGAGATAGTGGAGGAGGCAATCAGGACGAACTACTACGGGGTAAAGCGAATGTGCGAGGCCATGATTCCTCTCCTTGAAGCTTCTGATTCCCCAAGAATCGTCAGCATTGCTTCCACCATGGGAATGTTACAG AATGTGTCAAATGAATGGGCAAAAGGAGTGCTGGGTGATGGTGAGAATCTAACTTTAGAGAAAATAGATGAAGTGATGAACGAGTACCTCAAGGATTACAGAGAAGGCTCATTACAAGACAAAGGTTGGCCAACAGTAATGTCTGGATACATACTATCGAAAGCTGGAGTGATCGCACTGACACGAGTTTTGGCAAAGCAGAACAAATCAATCATCATCAACTGCGTCTGTCCTGGTTTCGTAAACACAGAGATCAACTTCAACACTGGGATTTTGACAGTTGAAGAAGGCGCTGCGAGTCCTGTGAAGCTGGCTTTGGTCCCTAATGGGCACCCATCTGGTCTTTTCTTTGACCGCACCAATGTCTCCAACTTTTGA
- the LOC103844683 gene encoding (+)-neomenthol dehydrogenase isoform X1: MAESRVAVVSGSNKGIGFEICRQLAKNGMTVILTARDEKKGLEAVEKLKRENGFSDQAILFHLLDVSNPDSIASLASFVKTRFGKLDVLVNNAGVGGANVNVDVLKSQIAEAGAPTDISKIMSDTYEIVEEAIRTNYYGVKRMCEAMIPLLEASDSPRIVSIASTMGMLQNVSNEWAKGVLGDGENLTLEKIDEVMNEYLKDYREGSLQDKGWPTVMSGYILSKAGVIALTRVLAKQNKSIIINCVCPGFVNTEINFNTGILTVEEGAASPVKLALVPNGHPSGLFFDRTNVSNF; encoded by the exons ATGGCAGAGTCAAG AGTTGCAGTTGTAAGTGGTTCGAACAAAGGGATTGGGTTTGAGATCTGCAGGCAACTTGCTAAAAATGGGATGACTGTGATTCTAACAGCGAGAGATGAGAAGAAAGGTCTCGAAGCTGTCGAAAAGCTCAAGAGAGAGAATGGTTTTTCTGATCAAGCCATCCTCTTTCACCTACTTGATGTCTCCAATCCAGACAGCATCGCTTCTCTTGCTTCCTTTGTTAAGACCCGCTTCGGGAAGCTCGATGTTCTG GTCAATAATGCCGGAGTTGGAGGTGCAAATGTTAATGTCGATGTTCTCAAATCTCAGATAGCGGAG GCTGGTGCACCTACCGATATTTCAAAGATAATGAGCGATACATATGAGATAGTGGAGGAGGCAATCAGGACGAACTACTACGGGGTAAAGCGAATGTGCGAGGCCATGATTCCTCTCCTTGAAGCTTCTGATTCCCCAAGAATCGTCAGCATTGCTTCCACCATGGGAATGTTACAG AATGTGTCAAATGAATGGGCAAAAGGAGTGCTGGGTGATGGTGAGAATCTAACTTTAGAGAAAATAGATGAAGTGATGAACGAGTACCTCAAGGATTACAGAGAAGGCTCATTACAAGACAAAGGTTGGCCAACAGTAATGTCTGGATACATACTATCGAAAGCTGGAGTGATCGCACTGACACGAGTTTTGGCAAAGCAGAACAAATCAATCATCATCAACTGCGTCTGTCCTGGTTTCGTAAACACAGAGATCAACTTCAACACTGGGATTTTGACAGTTGAAGAAGGCGCTGCGAGTCCTGTGAAGCTGGCTTTGGTCCCTAATGGGCACCCATCTGGTCTTTTCTTTGACCGCACCAATGTCTCCAACTTTTGA
- the LOC103844682 gene encoding protein CELLULOSE SYNTHASE INTERACTIVE 3 has protein sequence MGTMAELGSMGKFEEQQQANQIVLYRESAEEWLSHVHSLIPSVLHKAKTVPNFTGRWKTIISKIQQIPGCLSDLSSHPCFSKNKLCKEQLQSVAKTLNEAKELAELCSTDKYEGKLRMQSDLDALSGKLDLNLRDCMVLIKTGVLGEATLPLYISSSSETPKISSLKELLARLQIGHLESKHNALENLIRVMEEDEKMVMPLMGRGNVAALVQLLTGCTRIREKAVTLISVLAESGHCDEWLVSEGVLPPLVRLLESGSLEAKEKAAIAIQRLSITEENAREIAGQGGITPLIELCKTGDSVSQAASAAALKNVSGVAELRQLLGEEGMVRVSIHLLNNGILLGCREHMAQCLQNLSAASESLREEIVSEGGVPSLLAYIDGPLPQEPAVTALRNLIPSVNTETWVALNLLPRLAHVLMSGSLGAQQAAASAICRFGSSPEAKRLVGESGCVPAMVKLLESKSNGCREAAAQAIAGLVTEGRVRRELRKDGKSVTNLVMLLDSNPGNTAKKYAVAGLLGLAGSEKSKKVMVSYGAIGYLKKLSEMEVMGADKLLEKLERGKLRSFFHRR, from the coding sequence ATGGGAACGATGGCAGAATTAGGAAGCATGGGAAAGTTTGAAGAGCAGCAACAGGCTAATCAGATAGTCTTATACAGAGAATCAGCAGAAGAATGGCTATCCCACGTCCATTCTCTCATACCGTCCGTCCTCCACAAAGCCAAAACGGTTCCCAATTTCACAGGAAGATGGAAGACCATCATCTCCAAGATCCAACAGATCCCAGGCTGCTTATCCGACCTCTCAAGCCACCCTTGTTTCTCCAAGAACAAGCTCTGCAAGGAGCAGTTGCAATCCGTGGCTAAGACACTCAACGAAGCCAAGGAGCTCGCCGAGTTGTGTTCAACCGACAAGTATGAAGGGAAGCTGCGTATGCAGAGCGATCTCGACGCTTTGTCAGGAAAACTGGATTTGAATCTAAGAGACTGCATGGTTTTGATCAAGACGGGAGTTCTAGGCGAAGCTACGTTGCCTCTATACATCTCAAGCTCATCGGAAACGCCCAAAATATCAAGTCTAAAGGAACTCTTGGCGAGGCTTCAGATAGGTCACTTGGAATCAAAACACAACGCACTGGAAAACCTGATTCGCGTGATGGAAGAAGACGAGAAGATGGTGATGCCTTTGATGGGAAGAGGCAACGTGGCAGCTTTGGTTCAGCTGTTAACAGGTTGCACAAGAATCAGAGAAAAGGCGGTGACTCTGATCAGCGTACTAGCGGAATCAGGACACTGCGACGAGTGGCTCGTCTCCGAAGGCGTGCTGCCTCCTCTGGTGAGGCTACTCGAATCAGGAAGCCTCGAAGCCAAGGAGAAAGCTGCGATCGCGATCCAGAGACTGTCGATAACAGAGGAAAACGCGCGGGAAATCGCAGGGCAAGGAGGAATCACGCCGCTGATCGAGCTCTGCAAAACGGGGGACTCGGTGTCGCAAGCGGCTTCAGCAGCTGCGCTGAAGAACGTATCGGGAGTGGCGGAGCTGAGGCAGTTGCTGGGGGAAGAAGGGATGGTGAGAGTGTCGATACATCTTCTAAACAATGGGATACTGTTGGGATGCAGAGAGCACATGGCTCAGTGTTTGCAGAATCTCTCTGCAGCGAGCGAATCTCTACGCGAAGAAATTGTTTCGGAAGGCGGAGTCCCGAGCCTCTTGGCTTACATCGACGGCCCTCTGCCGCAAGAACCGGCGGTTACGGCGCTGAGAAATCTAATCCCGTCGGTAAACACGGAGACGTGGGTGGCTCTCAACTTGCTCCCACGATTAGCGCACGTGCTAATGTCAGGATCGTTAGGCGCGCAACAAGCAGCGGCGTCTGCGATCTGTCGATTCGGTAGCTCACCGGAGGCGAAGAGGCTAGTGGGAGAGTCAGGGTGCGTTCCGGCGATGGTGAAGCTTCTGGAATCGAAATCAAACGGGTGTAGAGAAGCGGCGGCTCAAGCGATTGCCGGATTGGTGACGGAGGGGAGAGTAAGAAGGGAGTTGAGGAAAGACGGGAAGAGCGTGACGAATCTGGTGATGCTGCTGGATTCGAACCCTGGAAACACAGCCAAAAAGTACGCCGTGGCGGGGCTATTGGGATTGGCGGGGAGCGAGAAGAGTAAGAAAGTGATGGTCTCGTACGGAGCCATCGGGTATCTGAAGAAGCTCTCGGAAATGGAAGTGATGGGCGCTGATAAACTTCTCGAGAAGCTTGAGAGAGGAAAGCTCAGAAGCTTCTTTCACCGCCGGTAA